TTGCGCTTTTCGGGAGTAATCGCCAGGGCGTAAACTGGTTCTAACTGTGCAGCTTTGGGTAATGCCGTCGTTATCTGTTCACAAGAAAGAGTATCCCCGGTCTTAATACCCTCTAAACGACTAATAGCAACGATTTCACCAACACAAGCTTGATTAATTGACTGCTGCTGTTGTCCCATGAGGCGGTACAAACCACCAGCACGAACGCCGTTGAGAACAATGCCATCAGTTAACTTACCCCGCCAAACTCGTACCAGAGATAATTTGCCACCTTGGGGAGTGTAGTAAGTTTTCAGCACTTGCGCCACAGGGGAATCGCCTTTTTTAACTTTTAAGCGACGTTCTGCTGTGGTTTCTGGTTCAGGCGCTTCTCTGAGTAAAGCTTCTAGAAGTGGGCGTACACCGTAATCTTGCTCAGCAACTCCAAAGAAAACAGGGACAACCAAATCTGCCCCTAATTCCATTTTCAGGTCTTTGAGGATTTCTTCTTGGGGAGGTTCGATGTCTTCTAAAAGTTCTTCTAGTAAATGGTCGTCAAAATCTGCCAAAGCTTCGAGCATTTCTGCCCGTGCTATGTGTTCTTCTTCTTTAAGTTCTTCAGGGAAAGGTATAGGATCAGCAGGTGCACCTGCATGGTATTTGTATGCTTGTTCGCTCACCAAGTCGATAAAGCCCATGAGCTGTTCCCCTTGCATAATGGGGTATTGATGCGCTACCAAGGGACGACTGGAAACGGCTTTGAGAGCGTGTAGCGTGTCTAAGACATTGATATTAGCCCGATCCATTTTATTCACAAAGACGAGGTGAGGAATTTCCCAGTCGTCCAGGAATTTAAATAAAGGGGCAAGAGTGAGAACTCGATCTGTGATGGGTTCGCAAACGACAATTGCTGCATCCACGCCCATTAAGGCGTTGTACGTTTCTTGGGCAAATTCCACACTTCCAGGACAATCAATAAATGTGAAGCGAGTGTCATTATATTCAGTGCTAGCAGCACTCACTTCTACACTCATATGGCGCTCGCGCGATTCAGCAGCACTATCTCCTACTGTGTTACCATCCTTAACGCTGCCTTTGCGAGTTATTGCACCTGTAACGAATAATAAACTTTCCAGGAATGTGGTTTTTCCACTTAAATATGGACCAACAATTGCCACATTTCGCGAACCCGATTTCACTTTTTCGTTCATACAACCTCCCTTGCAGCTAGACATATCTAGCCGCGTTATCTTATGTTATTGATAGTTCAAAATTTGATGATCCCAAAGATTATTGTCTCCTTAACTTGAGATTATCTCTCTTTTAATATAGGTAG
This portion of the Brasilonema sennae CENA114 genome encodes:
- a CDS encoding elongation factor G, giving the protein MNEKVKSGSRNVAIVGPYLSGKTTFLESLLFVTGAITRKGSVKDGNTVGDSAAESRERHMSVEVSAASTEYNDTRFTFIDCPGSVEFAQETYNALMGVDAAIVVCEPITDRVLTLAPLFKFLDDWEIPHLVFVNKMDRANINVLDTLHALKAVSSRPLVAHQYPIMQGEQLMGFIDLVSEQAYKYHAGAPADPIPFPEELKEEEHIARAEMLEALADFDDHLLEELLEDIEPPQEEILKDLKMELGADLVVPVFFGVAEQDYGVRPLLEALLREAPEPETTAERRLKVKKGDSPVAQVLKTYYTPQGGKLSLVRVWRGKLTDGIVLNGVRAGGLYRLMGQQQQSINQACVGEIVAISRLEGIKTGDTLSCEQITTALPKAAQLEPVYALAITPEKRNDEVKLSSAITKLLEEDPSLAWEQHGDTHEVILWGQGEIHLQVALDRLRRKYNLPMTTHLPQVPYKETIRKPASSIHGRYKHQSGGHGQFGDVYLDIQPLSRGEGFNFKETIVGGVVPRQYIPGVEVGVREFLSHGPLGFPVVDVKVTLTNGSYHTVDSSEQAFKQAARVAMQTGMPKCEPTLLEPILRVQVSTPNEFTAKVLQLVTGRRGQILGYEGVHDWQGWDCVIAYLPQAEMQNFIVELRSLTLGVGSFHWEYDHLQEVPDRIADRILTSGNGNGK